A part of Numenius arquata chromosome 2, bNumArq3.hap1.1, whole genome shotgun sequence genomic DNA contains:
- the SINHCAF gene encoding SIN3-HDAC complex-associated factor, with translation MFGFHKPKMYRSIEGCCICRAKSSSSRFTDSKRYEKDFQNCFGLHEARSGDICNACVLLVKRWKKLPAGSKKNWNHVVDARAGPSLKTTLKPKKMKTLSGSRIKSNQISKLQKEFKRHNSDAHSTTSSASPAQSPCYSNQSDDGSDTEMSAGSSRTPVFSFLDLTYWKRQKVCCGIIYKGRFGEVLIDTHLFKPCCSNKKSATEKPEQEGPQSPAISTQEEW, from the exons atgtttggCTTTCACAAACCGAAGATGTATCGGAGTATAGAGGGCTGCTGTATTTGCAGAGCTAAGTCTTCCAGTTCTCGTTTCACTGACAGCAAACGTTATGAAAAGGATTTCCAGAATTGTTTTGG GCTCCATGAGGCCCGCTCAGGAGATATTTGCAATGCCTGTGTCCTTTTggtgaaaagatggaaaaaattgcCAGCAGGATCCAAAAAGAACTGGAATCAC GTAGTAGATGCCAGGGCTGGACCCAGCCTTAAAACAACATTGaaaccaaagaaaatgaaaactctgtCTGGAAGCAGGATAAAGAGCAATCAAATCAGCAAACTGCAAAAGGAATTCAAGCGGCACA ATTCCGATGCCCACAGCACCACTTCAAGTGCCTCCCCAGCTCAGTCGCCCTGTTACAGCAACCAGTCTGATGATGGGTCTGACACAGAGATGAGCGCTGGATCCAGCAGAACACCAGTTTTCTCCTTTTTAGATCTCACGTATTGGAAAAG GCAAAAGGTCTGCTGTGGAATTATTTACAAAGGGCGTTTCGGAGAAGTCCTCATAGACACTCATCTCTTCAAACCTTGCTGTAGCAATAAAAAGTCTGCCACTGAGAAGCCAGAACAAGAAGGACCACAATCTCCAGCAATCTCCACCCAAGAGGAGTGGTGA